The Archocentrus centrarchus isolate MPI-CPG fArcCen1 chromosome 7, fArcCen1, whole genome shotgun sequence genome window below encodes:
- the nckap5l gene encoding nck-associated protein 5-like isoform X4, whose translation MLADSGSRCTQHGAARRSVDLLKQSNMDTKAYLYPHPECLKQCRIHGFVYFRSNPRYVMRTMSDETEQRMCDEDFGSDEEGEEGDVESYLEDNSGELMDRLRELEAENSALMLANESQREAYERCLDEVANHVVQALLNQKDLREECIKLKMLVFDLERQNRALCELFQQKLPNHPTAHYQVQAGPLPDYNAQLHNDSAKQVEPAQTEAQAKGNGYRTQHASPGPRGPAATMEALSPFFKKKAHILEVLRKMEETDPLKFHPSTTSLSFCDYSQVLMSTEAVLASADPLPLQCKSHHTHCHCSCSDTDAHQHVNGDGAVKCEGGNTCCLHCKRSPDSPPKPCNHVCSPSKATQSHIVPAAAMSECHSKTRTGESKQSTKNEANQQPAGATAHSSITEAASKSLEGEQDNSEPNANASEELSGFSATSHLPRSVQEAHCDLDTSDDVPNGLALSFGDEPSAVPEKDSTDPEVSCVRASASVSPSPSCLSDVKAAAINSPSKLLKFLKIPSMGEKSQAPTSSVRLSPQLTRNSRIPCRTNNYEVYHSPVPTRRATTTERCRQPPPPPARSESYPATHSAPTSPPQPEDPCSPPAKEISYSSLSAPKPSAGSKVGAPVSSPKVSQRVPHYENVCEMSISSKEEEPTQGHEKRTTLPSQTKANGGERKLVKSLPESVLNPSPQRKQSSSSTSESTSDDEEDSDSPVWVNHHSLPNSSALSKAQGKTNYSQTREKQDGHTREVNMVSSEVTQGPPPPPTRRSDSSSIPKRPASGAARSQADSSHHAFKDRLAALGKLRSSEDLQSGLRPTDAVNEGTYGEERGKTAEIHKEEQRHSKFTDSSDGKPKGSSGGLKYPGSSQLYEQAVKSAGPTVVKQELCVTKPEGPKSKMGLPSPNTDAPQVLRNNIKCPGSLNLAYNVKANVGPHSSNSPNKIPPKSPSKPCQGPSVHRAGKSSEAPRYSSKSEERTKISGKGKKNPMYGDSLPPPPPRPPVSEGEKPSLPVPSPQSAIEQKVMKGIEENVLKLQEQDRGGQGGEVKQKASNGIASWFGLKKSKLPALSRKTDGPKAKEEKKEWKINIPSVGRDSVKMASRCKEGVEGLNISTLMEKAEGLRRALEEERAYVERSGRGHSCEVVMDQAQGQLAVMYRGARSDNFMQQLLNRVDGKEMISVPQRRLSFDCKTSKPVFTQQSDVISHTTSHDDMEKGSERIGKITSDENLADSVHSQHFAVMAALHPNGSLRADQGVPSWRQWSWSPSETRT comes from the exons ATGCTCGCAGACTCGGGCAGCCGGTGCACTCAGCATGGAGCTGCACGTCGATCTGTGGATTTACTGAAGCAGAGCAATATGGACACAAAGGCTTATCTCTATCCTCACCCTGAGTGTCTGAAACAATGCAGGATCCATGGATTCGTGTATTTCCGCAGCAATCCTCGATATGTA ATGAGAACAATGTCTGATGAGACAGAACAGAGAATGTGCGACGAGGATTTCGGTTCGGACGAGGAGGGCGAGGAGGGAGACGTGGAGTCTTACCTGGAGGACAACAGCGGCGAGCTCATGGACCGGCTGAGAGAGCTGGAG GCAGAGAATTCAGCTCTCATGTTGGCCAATGAGAGTCAGAGAGAAGCTTACGAGAGATGCTTGGATGAG GTGGCCAACCACGTAGTCCAAGCTCTGCTGAATCAAAAG GATCTGAGGGAGGAGTGCATCAAGCTGAAGATGTTGGTGTTTGACCTGGAGAGGCAGAACCGAGCGCTGTGTGAGCTTTTTCAGCAGAAACTGCCCAATCACCCCACTGCTCACTACCAG GTTCAGGCGGGACCGCTCCCAGACTACAATGCACAGCTGCACAATGACTCGGCCAAACAGGTGGAGCCTGCACAGACTGAAGCACAAGCCAAG GGAAATGGTTACCGCACACAACATGCCTCCCCGGGCCCTCGGGGCCCCGCCGCCACCATGGAGGCCCTGTCTCCCTTCTTCAAGAAGAAAGCACACATCCTGGAGGTCCTGCGCAAGATGGAGGAGACAGACCCCCTCAAGTTTCACCCATCCACTACGAGCTTGTCTTTCTGCGACTATAGCCAGGTGCTCATGTCCACAGAGGCTGTTTTGGCTTCTGCGGACCCCCTCCCGTTGCAGTGCAAATCTCACCACACACACTGCCACTGCTCATGCTCGGACACAGACGCACACCAGCATGTGAATGGCGACGGAGCAGTGAAGTGTGAGGGAGGGAACACCTGCTGTTTACACTGCAAGAGGAGCCCGGACAGTCCTCCAAAGCCATGCAACCATGTCTGTAGTCCTTCAAAAGCCACCCAGAGCCATATAGTTCCTGCAGCTGCTATGAGCGAATGTCACAGTAAGACCAGAACTGGAGAATCTAAACAAAGCACCAAGAACGAAGCCAACCAGCAACCAGCGGGCGCCACCGCCCACTCATCCATCACAGAAGCAGCCAGTAAGAGTCTGGAAGGGGAGCAGGATAACTCGGAGCCAAACGCTAATGCCTCTGAAGAGCTCAGTGGTTTCTCTGCCACCTCCCACCTGCCTCGTTCTGTGCAGGAGGCCCACTGTGACTTGGATACAAGCGATGATGTTCCCAATGGTTTGGCGCTTTCGTTTGGTGACGAACCCTCAGCTGTCCCCGAGAAAGACAGCACAGATCCGGAGGTTTCCTGTGTAAGAGCCAGTGCGTCTGTCAGCCCCAGTCCCTCCTGCCTCAGCGACGTCAAAGCCGCCGCCATCAATTCCCCATCCAAACTGCTCAAGTTCCTGAAGATTCCCTCGATGGGGGAGAAGTCGCAGGCTCCCACTTCTTCTGTCCGTCTGAGCCCCCAGCTCACTCGCAACTCCAGGATCCCCTGTCGCACCAACAACTACGAGGTGTACCACTCACCTGTTCCCACACGCAGAGCCACCACCACAGAGAGGTGCAGGcagccccctcctccacctgccCGCTCCGAGTCGTATCCCGCCACACACTCAGCACCAACCTCCCCTCCACAGCCCGAAGACCCCTGTTCCCCACCCGCTAAAGAAATAAGCTATAGCAGCCTCTCCGCACCTAAACCCAGTGCGGGCTCAAAGGTCGGAGCTCCCGTCTCCTCACCAAAAGTTTCTCAGAGGGTCCCTCATTATGAAAATGTCTGTGAAATGTCCATCAGCTCTAAAGAGGAGGAACCAACCCAAGGTCACGAGAAAAGAACCACTCTTCCATCTCAAACGAAGGCAAATGGTGGTGAGAGGAAGCTTGTTAAATCCCTACCAGAAAGCGTCCTGAATCCTTCTCCGCAACGAAAGCAGTCTTCCTCGTCGACATCAGAGTCTACATCAGATGATGAAGAGGATTCAGACAGCCCTGTGTGGGTTAATCATCACAGCCTACCCAACTCCTCAGCCCTCAGCAAAGCTCAGGGCAAAACTAACTACTCACAAACCAGAGAAAAACAAGATGGGCACACAAGGGAGGTAAACATGGTGAGCTCTGAGGTCACTCAGggtccacctccacctccaaccAGGAGGAGCGACTCCTCGTCCATCCCAAAGAGGCCTGCGTCCGGGGCAGCAAGATCCCAGGCTGACTCAAGTCACCACGCTTTCAAGGACAGGCTGGCTGCACTCGGCAAGCTAAGGAGCTCGGAGGATTTACAAAGCGGCCTCAGGCCCACGGATGCAGTGAATGAAGGCACCTACGGAGAAGAAAGGGGCAAGACAGCAGAGATCCACAAAGAGGAACAGAGACATTCAAAGTTCACAGACTCTTCAGATGGTAAACCTAAAGGTAGCAGTGGTGGTTTGAAGTATCCTGGGTCATCTCAGCTGTATGAGCAGGCAGTAAAATCTGCTGGTCCCACTGTGGTTAAACAAGAACTCTGTGTGACCAAACCAGAGGGACCTAAGAGCAAAATGGGTCTGCCATCACCCAACACAGACGCTCCGCAGGTACTACGCAACAACATCAAGTGTCCTGGCTCCCTGAATCTGGCCTATAATGTTAAAGCCAATGTTGGTCCTCACAGTAGCAACAGCCCCAACAAAATCCCTCCAAAGTCACCGTCCAAACCTTGCCAAGGTCCGTCCGTTCACAGAGCGGGGAAGTCCTCAGAGGCCCCACGTTACTCGTCCAAATCAGAAGAGAGGACCAAGATCAGCGGTAAAGGGAAAAAGAATCCGATGTACGGAGACAGcctcccacctcctcctccgaGACCTCCAGTGTCTGAGGGGGAGAAGCCTTCGCTGCCGGTCCCCAGCCCGCAATCTGCCATCGAACAGAAGGTGATGAAGGGCATCGAGGAGAACGTGCTAAAGCTTCAGGAGCAGGACAGAGGAGGGCAGGGCGGAGAGGTCAAACAGAAGGCCTCCAATGGCATCGCGAGCTGGTTCGGCCTGAAGAAAAGTAAGCTGCCCGCGCTGAGCCGCAAGACCGACGGCCCTAAAgcaaaggaggagaagaaggagtgGAAGATAAACATCCCCTCGGTGGGCAGGGACTCTGTGAAAATGGCCTCCAGGTGTAAAGAAGGTGTGGAAGGTCTGAACATCTCGACCCTGATGGAGAAGGCTGAGGGGCTGAGGAGAGCCCTGGAGGAGGAGCGGGCCTATGTGGAGAGGTCAGGCAGAGGTCACTCCTGTGAGGTGGTGATGGATCAAGCTCAGGGACAGCTGGCAGTCATGTACAGGGGAGCGCGCTCTGACAACTTCATGCAGCAGCTGCTAAACAG AGTGGACGGAAAGGAGATGATCAGCGTGCCCCAGCGCCGGCTCTCGTTTGACTGTAAGACCTCGAAGCCGGTGTTCACCCAGCAGAGCGACGTCATCAGTCACACCACCAGTCACGACGATATGGAAAAG GGATCAGAGAGAATCGGCAAGATCACGTCAGATGAAAACCTCGCGGATTCGGTTCACTCTCAGCACTTTGCAG TTATGGCTGCTTTGCATCCAAATGGTTCTCTGAGAGCAGATCAAGGTGTACCATCATGGAGACAGTGGAGCTGGAGTCCATCTGAGACCAGGACATGA
- the nckap5l gene encoding nck-associated protein 5-like isoform X1 has protein sequence MLADSGSRCTQHGAARRSVDLLKQSNMDTKAYLYPHPECLKQCRIHGFVYFRSNPRYVMRTMSDETEQRMCDEDFGSDEEGEEGDVESYLEDNSGELMDRLRELEAENSALMLANESQREAYERCLDEVANHVVQALLNQKDLREECIKLKMLVFDLERQNRALCELFQQKLPNHPTAHYQVQAGPLPDYNAQLHNDSAKQVEPAQTEAQAKGNGYRTQHASPGPRGPAATMEALSPFFKKKAHILEVLRKMEETDPLKFHPSTTSLSFCDYSQVLMSTEAVLASADPLPLQCKSHHTHCHCSCSDTDAHQHVNGDGAVKCEGGNTCCLHCKRSPDSPPKPCNHVCSPSKATQSHIVPAAAMSECHSKTRTGESKQSTKNEANQQPAGATAHSSITEAASKSLEGEQDNSEPNANASEELSGFSATSHLPRSVQEAHCDLDTSDDVPNGLALSFGDEPSAVPEKDSTDPEVSCVRASASVSPSPSCLSDVKAAAINSPSKLLKFLKIPSMGEKSQAPTSSVRLSPQLTRNSRIPCRTNNYEVYHSPVPTRRATTTERCRQPPPPPARSESYPATHSAPTSPPQPEDPCSPPAKEISYSSLSAPKPSAGSKVGAPVSSPKVSQRVPHYENVCEMSISSKEEEPTQGHEKRTTLPSQTKANGGERKLVKSLPESVLNPSPQRKQSSSSTSESTSDDEEDSDSPVWVNHHSLPNSSALSKAQGKTNYSQTREKQDGHTREVNMVSSEVTQGPPPPPTRRSDSSSIPKRPASGAARSQADSSHHAFKDRLAALGKLRSSEDLQSGLRPTDAVNEGTYGEERGKTAEIHKEEQRHSKFTDSSDGKPKGSSGGLKYPGSSQLYEQAVKSAGPTVVKQELCVTKPEGPKSKMGLPSPNTDAPQVLRNNIKCPGSLNLAYNVKANVGPHSSNSPNKIPPKSPSKPCQGPSVHRAGKSSEAPRYSSKSEERTKISGKGKKNPMYGDSLPPPPPRPPVSEGEKPSLPVPSPQSAIEQKVMKGIEENVLKLQEQDRGGQGGEVKQKASNGIASWFGLKKSKLPALSRKTDGPKAKEEKKEWKINIPSVGRDSVKMASRCKEGVEGLNISTLMEKAEGLRRALEEERAYVERSGRGHSCEVVMDQAQGQLAVMYRGARSDNFMQQLLNRVDGKEMISVPQRRLSFDCKTSKPVFTQQSDVISHTTSHDDMEKGSERIGKITSDENLADSVHSQHFAGSGASTYTLDSGIGTFPLPDCSSGAAARGLSKSKTGAEHHSGGGSPGRAGRRARTLDRELTSQEECYTPHKQLIPTIQYGSVLEGRGPAGVIREDKEAHGANMFSPRSKTWTFPNLKTPAGPAEVYLAVEEEEEEAVSFGSPFRGSMKASGPSSSRVVDPGSLPVPAQSGMSRRGKTRTPSVPEMSREAGLELLRERPEEALSPSRPQVLETPESLSDSLYDSLSSCGSQG, from the exons ATGCTCGCAGACTCGGGCAGCCGGTGCACTCAGCATGGAGCTGCACGTCGATCTGTGGATTTACTGAAGCAGAGCAATATGGACACAAAGGCTTATCTCTATCCTCACCCTGAGTGTCTGAAACAATGCAGGATCCATGGATTCGTGTATTTCCGCAGCAATCCTCGATATGTA ATGAGAACAATGTCTGATGAGACAGAACAGAGAATGTGCGACGAGGATTTCGGTTCGGACGAGGAGGGCGAGGAGGGAGACGTGGAGTCTTACCTGGAGGACAACAGCGGCGAGCTCATGGACCGGCTGAGAGAGCTGGAG GCAGAGAATTCAGCTCTCATGTTGGCCAATGAGAGTCAGAGAGAAGCTTACGAGAGATGCTTGGATGAG GTGGCCAACCACGTAGTCCAAGCTCTGCTGAATCAAAAG GATCTGAGGGAGGAGTGCATCAAGCTGAAGATGTTGGTGTTTGACCTGGAGAGGCAGAACCGAGCGCTGTGTGAGCTTTTTCAGCAGAAACTGCCCAATCACCCCACTGCTCACTACCAG GTTCAGGCGGGACCGCTCCCAGACTACAATGCACAGCTGCACAATGACTCGGCCAAACAGGTGGAGCCTGCACAGACTGAAGCACAAGCCAAG GGAAATGGTTACCGCACACAACATGCCTCCCCGGGCCCTCGGGGCCCCGCCGCCACCATGGAGGCCCTGTCTCCCTTCTTCAAGAAGAAAGCACACATCCTGGAGGTCCTGCGCAAGATGGAGGAGACAGACCCCCTCAAGTTTCACCCATCCACTACGAGCTTGTCTTTCTGCGACTATAGCCAGGTGCTCATGTCCACAGAGGCTGTTTTGGCTTCTGCGGACCCCCTCCCGTTGCAGTGCAAATCTCACCACACACACTGCCACTGCTCATGCTCGGACACAGACGCACACCAGCATGTGAATGGCGACGGAGCAGTGAAGTGTGAGGGAGGGAACACCTGCTGTTTACACTGCAAGAGGAGCCCGGACAGTCCTCCAAAGCCATGCAACCATGTCTGTAGTCCTTCAAAAGCCACCCAGAGCCATATAGTTCCTGCAGCTGCTATGAGCGAATGTCACAGTAAGACCAGAACTGGAGAATCTAAACAAAGCACCAAGAACGAAGCCAACCAGCAACCAGCGGGCGCCACCGCCCACTCATCCATCACAGAAGCAGCCAGTAAGAGTCTGGAAGGGGAGCAGGATAACTCGGAGCCAAACGCTAATGCCTCTGAAGAGCTCAGTGGTTTCTCTGCCACCTCCCACCTGCCTCGTTCTGTGCAGGAGGCCCACTGTGACTTGGATACAAGCGATGATGTTCCCAATGGTTTGGCGCTTTCGTTTGGTGACGAACCCTCAGCTGTCCCCGAGAAAGACAGCACAGATCCGGAGGTTTCCTGTGTAAGAGCCAGTGCGTCTGTCAGCCCCAGTCCCTCCTGCCTCAGCGACGTCAAAGCCGCCGCCATCAATTCCCCATCCAAACTGCTCAAGTTCCTGAAGATTCCCTCGATGGGGGAGAAGTCGCAGGCTCCCACTTCTTCTGTCCGTCTGAGCCCCCAGCTCACTCGCAACTCCAGGATCCCCTGTCGCACCAACAACTACGAGGTGTACCACTCACCTGTTCCCACACGCAGAGCCACCACCACAGAGAGGTGCAGGcagccccctcctccacctgccCGCTCCGAGTCGTATCCCGCCACACACTCAGCACCAACCTCCCCTCCACAGCCCGAAGACCCCTGTTCCCCACCCGCTAAAGAAATAAGCTATAGCAGCCTCTCCGCACCTAAACCCAGTGCGGGCTCAAAGGTCGGAGCTCCCGTCTCCTCACCAAAAGTTTCTCAGAGGGTCCCTCATTATGAAAATGTCTGTGAAATGTCCATCAGCTCTAAAGAGGAGGAACCAACCCAAGGTCACGAGAAAAGAACCACTCTTCCATCTCAAACGAAGGCAAATGGTGGTGAGAGGAAGCTTGTTAAATCCCTACCAGAAAGCGTCCTGAATCCTTCTCCGCAACGAAAGCAGTCTTCCTCGTCGACATCAGAGTCTACATCAGATGATGAAGAGGATTCAGACAGCCCTGTGTGGGTTAATCATCACAGCCTACCCAACTCCTCAGCCCTCAGCAAAGCTCAGGGCAAAACTAACTACTCACAAACCAGAGAAAAACAAGATGGGCACACAAGGGAGGTAAACATGGTGAGCTCTGAGGTCACTCAGggtccacctccacctccaaccAGGAGGAGCGACTCCTCGTCCATCCCAAAGAGGCCTGCGTCCGGGGCAGCAAGATCCCAGGCTGACTCAAGTCACCACGCTTTCAAGGACAGGCTGGCTGCACTCGGCAAGCTAAGGAGCTCGGAGGATTTACAAAGCGGCCTCAGGCCCACGGATGCAGTGAATGAAGGCACCTACGGAGAAGAAAGGGGCAAGACAGCAGAGATCCACAAAGAGGAACAGAGACATTCAAAGTTCACAGACTCTTCAGATGGTAAACCTAAAGGTAGCAGTGGTGGTTTGAAGTATCCTGGGTCATCTCAGCTGTATGAGCAGGCAGTAAAATCTGCTGGTCCCACTGTGGTTAAACAAGAACTCTGTGTGACCAAACCAGAGGGACCTAAGAGCAAAATGGGTCTGCCATCACCCAACACAGACGCTCCGCAGGTACTACGCAACAACATCAAGTGTCCTGGCTCCCTGAATCTGGCCTATAATGTTAAAGCCAATGTTGGTCCTCACAGTAGCAACAGCCCCAACAAAATCCCTCCAAAGTCACCGTCCAAACCTTGCCAAGGTCCGTCCGTTCACAGAGCGGGGAAGTCCTCAGAGGCCCCACGTTACTCGTCCAAATCAGAAGAGAGGACCAAGATCAGCGGTAAAGGGAAAAAGAATCCGATGTACGGAGACAGcctcccacctcctcctccgaGACCTCCAGTGTCTGAGGGGGAGAAGCCTTCGCTGCCGGTCCCCAGCCCGCAATCTGCCATCGAACAGAAGGTGATGAAGGGCATCGAGGAGAACGTGCTAAAGCTTCAGGAGCAGGACAGAGGAGGGCAGGGCGGAGAGGTCAAACAGAAGGCCTCCAATGGCATCGCGAGCTGGTTCGGCCTGAAGAAAAGTAAGCTGCCCGCGCTGAGCCGCAAGACCGACGGCCCTAAAgcaaaggaggagaagaaggagtgGAAGATAAACATCCCCTCGGTGGGCAGGGACTCTGTGAAAATGGCCTCCAGGTGTAAAGAAGGTGTGGAAGGTCTGAACATCTCGACCCTGATGGAGAAGGCTGAGGGGCTGAGGAGAGCCCTGGAGGAGGAGCGGGCCTATGTGGAGAGGTCAGGCAGAGGTCACTCCTGTGAGGTGGTGATGGATCAAGCTCAGGGACAGCTGGCAGTCATGTACAGGGGAGCGCGCTCTGACAACTTCATGCAGCAGCTGCTAAACAG AGTGGACGGAAAGGAGATGATCAGCGTGCCCCAGCGCCGGCTCTCGTTTGACTGTAAGACCTCGAAGCCGGTGTTCACCCAGCAGAGCGACGTCATCAGTCACACCACCAGTCACGACGATATGGAAAAG GGATCAGAGAGAATCGGCAAGATCACGTCAGATGAAAACCTCGCGGATTCGGTTCACTCTCAGCACTTTGCAG GCTCCGGTGCTTCCACGTACACCTTGGACAGCGGCATCGGTACGTTCCCCCTGCCTGACTGCAGCAGCGGCGCAGCCGCACGGGGCCTGTCTAAGTCAAAGACCGGGGCCGAGCACCACTCCGGCGGCGGCTCCCCGGGCAGAGCCGGACGGCGGGCCCGGACCCTGGACAGAGAGCTGACATCGCAGGAGGAATGCTACAcgccacacaaacagctgattccCACCATTCAGTATGGCTCCGTGTTGGAGGGAAGAGGCCCAGCCGGCGTCATCCGTGAAG ACAAAGAAGCACATGGAGCGAACATGTTTTCTCCTCGCTCCAAGACTTGGACTTTCCCCAACCTGAAGACTCCAGCAGGACCTGCGGAGGTGTACCTGGCAgttgaggaggaagaggaggaggcggtATCCTTTGGATCGCCATTCAGAGGG AGCATGAAGGCCAGCGGCCCCTCCTCCAGCCGGGTGGTTGACCCAGGCAGCCTGCCCGTCCCCGCCCAGTCGGGCATGAGCCGCAGGGGGAAGACACGCACACCCAGCGTCCCCGAGATGAGCCGGGAGGCCGGgctggagctgctcagagagcgGCCGGAGGAGGCTCTGTCCCCGAGTCGGCCTCAGGTCCTGGAGACTCCCGAGTCTCTGAGCGATTCTCTGTACGACAGTCTGTCATCCTGCGGCAGCCAAGGATGA